The following is a genomic window from Clostridium fungisolvens.
TTAGGATATCCAAGGAATATAACATCATAAGAATCTATGTCATCAACCATACTAGTTAATTCTGGCCTAGCACTTTGCTGTAGCTCTTTCTTGGCCACTTCTGTACATTCTGTATAATCCTCAGGATAAGGATTTACAGCTTCTATACGAAACAAATCCGCTTCTGTTATCTTCTGAAGTATTTTCGCTGCCACTTCTGTGTTACCTATAGATAAATTTACAATATTACCACTTACATAGTTATTGCCTTCTCTTGTAAAATAGGCTA
Proteins encoded in this region:
- a CDS encoding flavodoxin translates to MSGKSLIAYFTREGNNYVSGNIVNLSIGNTEVAAKILQKITEADLFRIEAVNPYPEDYTECTEVAKKELQQSARPELTSMVDDIDSYDVIFLGYPNWWGTFPMPVFTFLEDYDLSGKKIVPFCTHEGSGMGRSESDIKKLCPGAKVEKGLAIKGSSVKGAEKEIYKWAQKYLTSM